The following proteins are encoded in a genomic region of Thermosinus carboxydivorans Nor1:
- a CDS encoding SDR family NAD(P)-dependent oxidoreductase, whose product MPQTGQTRTVLVTGGGQGIGAAVAEAFAAKGDRVIIWEKDGEAAAERVELIRNRGGECQVMVVDISREDEVKVGVQRLIEQGITIQVIVNNAGVSRPTPLAAPMSDWDAVVNTNLRGQYLVVKYAAPLMSSGAAIINIASTRALMSEPDWHAYAAAKGGLLALTHSLAVTLGPQGIRVNAISPGWIDVSPWQKRTNRQPAQLRDIDHAQHPAGRVGRPEDIAAACLFLASPEAGFITGANLVVDGGMTVKMIYAE is encoded by the coding sequence ATGCCACAAACAGGACAAACCCGCACCGTACTGGTCACCGGGGGCGGCCAAGGGATTGGCGCCGCCGTGGCCGAGGCCTTTGCCGCCAAGGGCGACCGGGTCATAATCTGGGAGAAAGACGGGGAGGCTGCTGCCGAACGGGTTGAGTTAATTCGCAACCGGGGTGGAGAATGTCAGGTTATGGTGGTGGACATATCCCGGGAAGACGAGGTTAAGGTTGGCGTTCAGCGTCTGATTGAGCAAGGGATAACTATTCAGGTTATTGTCAACAATGCGGGCGTTTCCCGCCCAACGCCGCTGGCTGCGCCAATGAGCGACTGGGACGCGGTGGTTAATACCAACCTGCGCGGCCAATATCTGGTGGTAAAATATGCCGCGCCGCTGATGAGCAGCGGCGCGGCGATCATCAACATTGCTTCCACGCGAGCCCTAATGTCCGAACCTGATTGGCATGCCTACGCCGCCGCCAAGGGCGGGCTGCTGGCCCTTACGCATTCTCTCGCCGTCACGCTGGGCCCGCAGGGGATACGGGTTAACGCTATCAGCCCGGGCTGGATTGATGTATCGCCTTGGCAAAAGCGGACTAACCGCCAGCCGGCCCAGCTACGGGACATCGATCATGCCCAACACCCGGCCGGACGGGTCGGCCGGCCGGAAGATATCGCCGCCGCCTGTCTGTTTCTGGCTTCGCCCGAAGCCGGGTTTATTACCGGCGCCAA
- a CDS encoding ATP-binding protein, translating to MKIAVTGKGGVGKTTISGVLARLFAAEGYRVLAVDADPDANLASALGIPESLYKTITPFSKMKKLAEERTGANGDYGSFFILNPKVDDLPEKYCVEHQGVKLLVMGTVEQGGSGCVCPEHALIKRLMKHLLLERDDVVIMDMEAGIEHLGRGTAESVDALLVVVEPGQRSIQTAKQIRKLVEDLGIKRVFAIGSKISDEADIRFIRDSLTDFELLGFVSLSEDVKQADLEGVSPYDIGGTIVEEIRSIKDQLLVRLNS from the coding sequence ATGAAAATAGCTGTTACGGGTAAAGGCGGAGTGGGAAAAACTACAATTTCCGGGGTTTTAGCCAGGCTTTTTGCCGCTGAAGGCTATCGGGTTTTAGCTGTAGATGCTGACCCGGACGCAAACCTTGCTTCAGCTCTGGGCATACCTGAGTCGCTATACAAAACAATAACCCCCTTTTCTAAAATGAAAAAGTTAGCGGAAGAACGTACCGGAGCAAATGGGGACTATGGTTCCTTTTTCATTTTAAACCCCAAAGTAGATGACTTGCCTGAGAAATATTGTGTGGAACACCAGGGGGTTAAATTACTGGTTATGGGCACTGTTGAACAGGGTGGCAGCGGCTGTGTTTGTCCGGAGCATGCGTTAATTAAGAGATTAATGAAGCATCTCTTGCTCGAAAGAGACGATGTGGTAATTATGGATATGGAAGCCGGAATTGAGCATCTTGGTCGAGGTACTGCTGAGTCGGTCGATGCTTTGTTAGTCGTAGTAGAACCAGGTCAAAGAAGTATTCAAACCGCTAAGCAGATCAGGAAATTGGTTGAAGATCTTGGAATCAAAAGGGTCTTTGCTATAGGTAGTAAAATATCTGATGAGGCGGATATTCGATTTATTAGGGACAGTTTGACTGATTTTGAGCTGCTGGGTTTTGTTTCTTTAAGTGAAGATGTCAAACAGGCTGATTTGGAAGGGGTTTCTCCTTATGATATCGGCGGCACGATAGTCGAGGAAATTAGATCAATCAAGGACCAGTTGCTGGTAAGATTGAACAGTTGA